Proteins encoded within one genomic window of Neorhizobium galegae bv. orientalis str. HAMBI 540:
- a CDS encoding lysophospholipid acyltransferase family protein, whose translation MKSFIAKAAAAAIVLFARAVTAVRAIWPDEGLPSRPCIYFANHSSHGDFVLVWAVLPPRLRHQARPVAGAEYWLKSPLNRFIGSDVFNAVLIERERDKRTEDPIAQMASAIDAGSSLILFPEGTRNQSEAPLLPFKSGIFHLVTARPHIDLVPVWINNLNRVMPKGEIVPIPLICTVTFGSALQSAPGETKDAFLDRMRSALLALSPKPAGSGE comes from the coding sequence ATGAAAAGTTTTATTGCAAAGGCCGCGGCGGCGGCAATCGTCCTGTTTGCCCGGGCGGTCACGGCGGTTCGCGCCATATGGCCCGACGAAGGGCTGCCTTCCCGGCCCTGCATCTATTTTGCCAATCACTCCAGCCATGGTGACTTCGTGCTGGTCTGGGCGGTGTTGCCGCCAAGGCTCCGCCATCAGGCTCGTCCGGTTGCCGGCGCTGAATACTGGCTGAAATCGCCGCTCAATCGCTTCATTGGCAGCGACGTCTTCAATGCCGTCCTCATCGAAAGGGAGCGTGACAAGAGGACGGAGGATCCCATTGCGCAAATGGCCTCGGCGATCGACGCCGGTTCATCGCTGATCCTCTTTCCGGAAGGCACGCGCAACCAGTCCGAGGCCCCTCTCCTTCCGTTCAAGAGCGGTATTTTTCATCTGGTCACGGCGCGGCCTCACATAGATCTCGTTCCGGTCTGGATCAACAATCTCAATCGCGTCATGCCGAAGGGCGAGATCGTCCCGATACCGCTGATCTGCACCGTCACCTTCGGTAGTGCCCTGCAGTCCGCTCCGGGTGAAACCAAGGACGCTTTCCTTGATCGAATGCGAAGCGCTCTTTTAGCTTTGTCTCCTAAACCTGCAGGGAGTGGTGAATGA
- a CDS encoding phosphatidate cytidylyltransferase — MSAASSDLLTLVAGIFGVLIFASAIGYVLQQRLSPTGSNASIENLNARIKAWWIMVVLIGIAFVAGRIGVLILFGFCSFAALREFVTLINTRRADHWALAAAFFVVVPLQYYLLWAEQYGIFSIFIPVYAFLLMPIISVLRGDTERFLIRIAEVQWALMICVFCASHVPALLTLNIPGYEGRNVLLIAFLVIVVQLSDVLQYVWGKLFGRTKIAPKLSPSKTVEGFVGGVISATLIGAALWWITPFTPVQAGLLAFIITLMGFFGGLVMSAIKRDRGIKDWGNLIEGHGGLIDRLDSVVFSAPIFFHIVRYWWSL, encoded by the coding sequence ATGAGTGCCGCGAGTTCCGATCTCTTGACGCTGGTGGCCGGTATCTTCGGCGTGCTCATTTTCGCCTCGGCCATCGGCTACGTGCTGCAACAGCGCCTCTCGCCGACCGGCTCGAACGCGTCGATCGAAAACCTCAATGCCCGGATCAAGGCCTGGTGGATCATGGTCGTCCTGATCGGCATTGCCTTCGTGGCGGGCCGAATCGGCGTTCTCATTCTATTCGGGTTCTGCTCCTTTGCCGCGCTTCGAGAATTTGTCACCCTCATCAACACCCGCCGAGCCGATCACTGGGCACTGGCGGCCGCCTTCTTCGTCGTGGTGCCGCTTCAGTATTATCTGCTCTGGGCGGAACAATACGGCATCTTCTCGATCTTCATTCCGGTCTATGCGTTCCTGCTGATGCCGATCATATCCGTGCTCAGGGGCGATACGGAGCGCTTTCTGATCCGCATCGCCGAAGTGCAATGGGCACTGATGATCTGCGTCTTCTGCGCCTCGCATGTCCCGGCGCTGCTGACCTTGAACATCCCGGGCTACGAGGGGCGCAACGTGCTGCTGATCGCCTTCCTGGTGATCGTCGTCCAGTTGAGTGACGTGCTGCAATATGTGTGGGGCAAGCTGTTCGGGCGCACCAAGATCGCTCCGAAATTGTCGCCGTCGAAAACAGTCGAAGGTTTTGTCGGCGGCGTCATCAGCGCTACCCTGATCGGCGCGGCCCTCTGGTGGATAACGCCATTCACGCCGGTTCAGGCAGGGCTCCTCGCCTTCATTATCACATTGATGGGTTTCTTCGGCGGCCTGGTGATGTCGGCGATCAAAAGGGATCGCGGCATCAAGGACTGGGGCAATCTCATCGAAGGTCATGGCGGTCTGATCGACAGGCTGGATTCCGTCGTCTTCTCGGCACCGATCTTCTTCCATATCGTGCGCTACTGGTGGTCGCTGTGA
- a CDS encoding CDP-alcohol phosphatidyltransferase family protein — protein MTETGDRRPLASRNTRWAGAIARWMASKTITPNQISQASMVAAALGGGAFYLAGQTVGWARIACLLLAVLCCQGRLLCNLFDGMVAVEGGKGEPDGPFWNELPDRVADLLIFAGVGYGIGMPGLGWAAGAFAVLTAYVRELGRATGNPSDFSGPMAKQHRMATITAAGLASILEPLWGGYNQILMIGLGIIALGAAFTAIRRSRTLITRLKLLGKAGH, from the coding sequence ATGACCGAGACAGGCGACAGGCGACCTCTGGCAAGCCGCAACACGCGCTGGGCAGGCGCGATCGCGCGGTGGATGGCGTCGAAAACCATCACGCCCAACCAGATATCCCAGGCCAGCATGGTCGCGGCAGCGCTTGGCGGCGGCGCCTTCTATCTGGCGGGACAAACGGTCGGATGGGCGCGTATTGCCTGCCTTCTATTGGCCGTCCTCTGCTGCCAGGGCCGGTTGCTTTGCAATCTGTTCGACGGCATGGTCGCCGTCGAAGGCGGAAAGGGAGAGCCGGACGGGCCGTTCTGGAACGAGCTCCCGGATCGCGTCGCCGATCTTCTGATCTTTGCGGGCGTCGGATATGGGATCGGCATGCCAGGTCTCGGCTGGGCCGCCGGTGCTTTTGCCGTCTTGACGGCCTATGTCCGGGAACTCGGCCGCGCCACAGGCAATCCGAGTGATTTCTCAGGCCCGATGGCCAAGCAGCACCGTATGGCAACGATCACCGCGGCAGGATTGGCATCGATCCTTGAACCGTTGTGGGGCGGGTACAACCAGATCCTGATGATTGGTCTTGGAATAATCGCGCTCGGCGCGGCCTTCACGGCAATCCGCCGCTCAAGGACATTGATCACGCGCCTCAAACTGCTGGGAAAAGCAGGACATTAA
- a CDS encoding SMP-30/gluconolactonase/LRE family protein, protein MPQIPSIYEIHDDRFRHLIVGSAALEELYSDCRWAEGPVWFADLNCLIWSDIPNQRMLRWAPDGGVSIFRSPSNFVNGNTRDRQGRLVSCEHGGRRVIRTEIDGSITVLADRYQGKRLNSPNDVVVRSDGSVWFTDPTYGIKSDYEGYRAEPEQDTRNVYRLDPVSGDLEAVVIDFGQPNGLAFSPDETKLYVADSASSHDVNAPRHIRVFDVVHGKRLANGKIFCSLDNGLPDGFRVDIQGNVWTSAGDGVHCFSPKGELLGKILVPQTVANVTFGGPRKNRLFITATKSLYSVFLATNGSALG, encoded by the coding sequence ATGCCGCAAATCCCTTCCATCTACGAAATCCACGACGACCGCTTTCGGCACCTGATCGTTGGCAGCGCGGCTCTCGAAGAGCTTTATTCCGATTGCCGCTGGGCCGAAGGTCCGGTCTGGTTTGCGGATTTGAACTGCCTGATCTGGAGCGACATACCCAACCAGCGCATGCTGCGCTGGGCGCCGGACGGCGGCGTCTCGATCTTCCGTTCGCCGTCGAATTTCGTCAACGGCAATACACGTGACCGGCAGGGCCGGCTGGTGTCGTGCGAACACGGTGGCCGGCGTGTCATCCGGACCGAGATCGACGGTTCGATCACGGTTCTTGCCGACCGTTATCAGGGCAAACGGCTCAACTCGCCGAACGATGTCGTCGTGCGCTCGGACGGCAGCGTCTGGTTCACCGACCCGACCTACGGCATCAAGTCCGACTATGAAGGTTATCGGGCCGAGCCGGAGCAGGATACACGTAATGTCTACCGTCTCGATCCGGTGAGCGGCGACCTTGAGGCGGTCGTCATCGATTTCGGCCAGCCGAACGGCCTTGCGTTCTCACCGGATGAAACGAAGCTCTACGTCGCCGATTCTGCCTCCAGCCATGATGTCAATGCGCCGCGTCATATCCGTGTCTTCGACGTGGTCCACGGCAAGCGTCTTGCCAACGGCAAGATCTTCTGCAGTCTCGACAATGGCCTGCCCGACGGTTTCCGCGTCGATATCCAGGGCAATGTCTGGACCAGCGCCGGCGATGGCGTGCATTGCTTCTCCCCGAAAGGCGAGCTTCTCGGCAAGATCCTGGTGCCACAGACCGTCGCAAACGTCACGTTCGGCGGCCCACGCAAAAATCGGCTTTTCATCACCGCCACCAAGTCGCTCTATTCGGTTTTCCTGGCGACCAACGGCTCGGCGCTGGGCTGA